One genomic region from Vannielia litorea encodes:
- a CDS encoding TRAP transporter large permease yields the protein MSWEFGAAVTCIVVTALLGLPIGHAMLASSVVYLLLAGQDMSIAFEQMLNGLYGSYVLLAIPLFIFAADLMNVGSLSDRLLDFCRALVGRFRGGLGHVNVTASLIFSGMSGSAIADAVGMGRIIINLMTKDGKYPPAYAGAITAASSIIGPIIPPSIPMVLFALVSDTSIGFLFLGGVVPGLILGLLLMVVNAWQARVHDYPVDEPVPARELPRITLRAVPALLMPVILLVGIYGGVTTPTEAAALAALYAFLVSTFFYRSVSLRTAYRAVRQSAKSTASVGFLIAGALAFNYVVTVEQVPNVLRDALAGTDLGRLGFLLTVNVILLGLGCLLEANAILLVIVPIFLPTAVALGVDPVHFGVIVVVNTMIGLATPPYGLLLFVVTSITRSPIRQTIRYLLPFLAVLVAGLAIITFVPDVVLWLPRLYGYGG from the coding sequence ATGAGCTGGGAGTTCGGCGCCGCCGTCACCTGCATCGTCGTCACCGCGCTGCTGGGCCTGCCCATCGGCCACGCCATGCTGGCCTCTTCGGTGGTCTACCTGCTGCTCGCCGGGCAGGACATGTCCATCGCCTTCGAGCAGATGCTGAACGGCCTCTACGGCTCCTACGTGCTGCTGGCGATCCCGCTCTTCATCTTCGCCGCCGACCTGATGAACGTCGGCTCCCTCTCCGACCGGCTGCTCGATTTCTGCCGCGCGCTGGTGGGGCGGTTCCGGGGCGGGCTGGGGCATGTGAACGTCACCGCCTCGCTGATCTTTTCCGGCATGTCCGGCTCGGCCATCGCCGATGCCGTGGGCATGGGCCGTATCATCATCAACCTGATGACGAAGGACGGGAAGTATCCGCCCGCCTATGCAGGCGCCATCACCGCCGCCTCCTCCATCATCGGCCCAATCATCCCGCCCTCGATCCCGATGGTGCTCTTCGCCCTCGTCTCCGATACCTCCATCGGCTTCCTGTTTCTCGGTGGCGTCGTCCCCGGCCTCATCCTCGGTCTGCTGCTGATGGTGGTGAATGCATGGCAGGCGCGGGTCCATGACTACCCGGTCGACGAGCCGGTGCCCGCACGCGAGCTGCCCCGCATCACCCTGCGGGCGGTGCCCGCCCTGCTGATGCCGGTGATCCTGCTGGTGGGCATCTACGGCGGGGTGACCACCCCCACCGAGGCCGCAGCACTGGCTGCGCTCTACGCCTTCCTCGTCTCCACCTTCTTCTACCGCTCCGTGAGCCTGCGCACCGCCTACCGCGCCGTGCGCCAAAGCGCCAAGTCCACCGCCAGCGTCGGCTTCCTGATCGCCGGCGCGCTGGCCTTCAACTACGTCGTCACCGTCGAGCAGGTGCCCAACGTGCTGCGCGACGCGTTGGCCGGCACCGATCTGGGGCGGCTGGGCTTTCTGCTCACCGTCAATGTGATCCTGCTCGGCCTCGGCTGCCTGCTGGAGGCCAACGCGATCCTGCTGGTGATCGTGCCGATCTTCCTGCCCACCGCCGTCGCGCTCGGGGTGGACCCGGTGCATTTCGGGGTGATCGTGGTGGTCAACACCATGATCGGCCTCGCCACGCCCCCCTACGGACTGCTGCTCTTCGTCGTCACCTCGATCACCCGCTCCCCGATCCGCCAGACCATCCGCTACCTGCTGCCCTTCCTCGCGGTGCTGGTGGCGGGCCTCGCAATCATCACCTTCGTCCCCGACGTGGTGCTGTGGCTCCCACGGCTCTACGGCTACGGCGGCTAA
- a CDS encoding TRAP transporter small permease, with protein MPPALSRLAPHARAAAEAVPAVLLVAMFLCFIFQVFMRYVMDSPVGWTVEVCVISWVWILLWGQSVSVSEEDEIRFDILYVSVSARTRRIFRALFSIFLVAVYAVSLPALWDYVTFMKIQKTSYLDLRFNWVYSIALVFSVVTILRYLLILIDALRGGAREVSRVDMGQ; from the coding sequence ATGCCCCCTGCCCTCTCCCGCCTTGCCCCCCACGCCCGTGCCGCCGCCGAGGCGGTGCCCGCCGTGCTGCTGGTGGCGATGTTCCTCTGCTTCATCTTCCAGGTCTTCATGCGCTACGTGATGGATAGCCCGGTCGGCTGGACCGTGGAGGTCTGCGTCATCTCCTGGGTCTGGATCCTGCTCTGGGGCCAATCCGTCTCGGTCTCCGAAGAAGACGAGATCCGCTTCGACATCCTATATGTCAGCGTCTCCGCCCGCACCCGCCGGATCTTCCGCGCGCTGTTCTCGATCTTTCTCGTGGCGGTCTATGCCGTCTCCCTGCCCGCCCTCTGGGATTACGTCACCTTCATGAAAATCCAGAAAACCAGCTACCTCGACCTGCGGTTCAACTGGGTCTACTCCATCGCGCTGGTCTTCTCGGTGGTCACGATCCTGCGTTACCTTCTGATCCTCATCGACGCCCTGCGCGGCGGCGCGCGCGAGGTCAGCCGCGTGGACATGGGCCAATGA
- a CDS encoding GntR family transcriptional regulator gives MSIAMQALRFSQDHVEGETVGDGAYRRIRADIVSGKLRPLERLKLEQLREAYSVSVTTLREILTRLAAEDLVTAEGQRGFRVAPVSLADLKGLAELRTLLEVHALRLSLANGDLDWQGQVVSAHYKLSVVEQDLLSNDLRTVAQWVEHDWGFHHATIAACATEPLMRMHAAVFDRYMRYHMLVLDFRGKPAADDHERLRDLVLERKTEAAVDLLTRHIGAGLERMLQSGKIPE, from the coding sequence ATGAGTATTGCCATGCAAGCACTGCGGTTCAGTCAGGATCATGTGGAGGGCGAGACGGTTGGCGATGGGGCCTACCGGCGGATCCGGGCTGACATTGTCTCAGGTAAGTTGCGCCCGCTGGAGCGGCTTAAGCTCGAGCAGTTGCGCGAGGCCTATTCGGTGTCTGTCACCACGCTGCGCGAGATCCTCACCCGCCTGGCCGCCGAGGACTTGGTGACCGCCGAGGGGCAGCGCGGGTTTCGGGTGGCGCCGGTGAGCCTTGCGGACCTCAAGGGGCTGGCTGAGTTGCGGACGCTGCTGGAGGTGCATGCGCTGCGGTTGTCGCTCGCCAATGGCGATCTGGACTGGCAAGGGCAGGTGGTGTCGGCGCATTACAAGCTGTCGGTGGTGGAGCAGGATCTGCTGAGCAATGACCTGCGCACCGTGGCACAATGGGTCGAGCATGACTGGGGCTTTCACCATGCCACCATTGCCGCCTGCGCGACCGAGCCGTTGATGCGGATGCACGCGGCCGTTTTCGACCGCTACATGCGCTACCACATGCTGGTGCTGGATTTTCGCGGCAAGCCCGCTGCCGACGATCACGAGCGGCTGCGGGACTTGGTGCTGGAGCGCAAGACGGAGGCCGCGGTGGACCTGTTGACCCGGCATATCGGGGCGGGACTGGAGCGGATGCTGCAGTCCGGCAAGATCCCCGAGTAG
- the selD gene encoding selenide, water dikinase SelD gives MHATPSLTKDILLIGGGHAHALVLRRLGMAPIPQARLTLVNPGTTAPYSGMLPGHIAGHYPLDALQIDLHRLARFAGARLIDGHATAIDRAAREVLVQTASGPRRLGYDIASLDIGVTSDMPQIPGFAEHACPAKPLDAFAARWQAFAEAPGRARVVVIGAGVAGVELAMAAHHRLSAAGHSPSVTLVDAGTALSALGGGSRARLFETLRKASIPCLEYARVTHVTAEAVHLENDRTLPADFIIGAGGARPHDWLTETGLDLHNGFIRVGPGLRSTTDPAIFAVGDCAHFEPDPRPKAGVYAVRAAPVLAENFRRATEGGAALKPFRPQRDYLKLISLGSQSALGEKLGLTASGPWVWRVKDRIDRAFMAKFTAYPSMAPEDPAAEPMLCAGCGAKIAPTALKAALAELPTPERDDLMSLPGDDAAILAMEGDWQVITTDHLRGFTEDLALMSRIAAVHALGDIWAMGARPQAALASVTLRRMAPEMQARSMREVLSAASAILRDEGAELVGGHSSMGAEVQLGFTVTGLRTAFPVGLENAQVGDALILTKPIGTGTILAADMRGQAEATWVAGALASMARPQGGPARLLATAHAMTDVTGFGLAGHLMAICEASHVAATLKLAALPLLPGAAELAAKGIRSTLWAENRAAIASRIALPAPAPPETDLLFDPQTAGGLLAAVPPGRAARLLTDLQAMGFPAARIGQITAGDPFLTVQ, from the coding sequence GTGCACGCCACCCCGAGCCTGACAAAAGACATCCTGCTCATCGGCGGCGGCCATGCTCATGCGCTGGTGCTGCGCCGCCTCGGCATGGCGCCCATCCCGCAAGCCCGGCTGACGCTGGTGAACCCCGGCACCACCGCGCCCTACTCCGGCATGCTGCCCGGCCATATCGCTGGCCACTACCCGCTCGATGCGCTCCAGATCGACCTTCACCGCCTCGCCCGCTTTGCAGGTGCCCGGCTGATCGACGGCCACGCCACGGCAATCGACCGCGCGGCGCGCGAGGTGCTGGTCCAAACCGCCTCCGGCCCCCGCCGCCTCGGCTATGATATCGCCTCGCTCGACATCGGCGTCACCTCCGACATGCCGCAAATCCCCGGCTTCGCCGAGCACGCCTGCCCCGCCAAGCCGCTCGATGCCTTCGCCGCCCGCTGGCAAGCCTTCGCGGAGGCCCCCGGCCGCGCCCGCGTGGTGGTGATCGGTGCCGGGGTCGCCGGGGTCGAGCTGGCCATGGCCGCCCACCACCGCCTCAGCGCCGCAGGCCACAGCCCCAGCGTCACGTTGGTCGATGCCGGCACCGCCCTCTCCGCCCTCGGCGGCGGCTCCCGCGCCCGGCTCTTCGAGACCCTCCGCAAGGCAAGCATCCCCTGCCTCGAGTACGCCCGCGTCACCCACGTCACCGCCGAGGCGGTCCACCTCGAAAACGACCGCACCCTGCCCGCTGATTTCATCATCGGCGCGGGCGGCGCCCGGCCCCACGACTGGCTCACCGAGACAGGCCTCGACCTGCACAACGGCTTCATCCGTGTCGGCCCCGGCCTGCGCAGCACCACCGATCCCGCGATCTTCGCCGTCGGCGACTGCGCCCATTTCGAGCCTGACCCGCGCCCCAAGGCCGGCGTCTATGCCGTCCGCGCCGCGCCCGTTCTGGCCGAGAACTTCCGCCGCGCCACCGAGGGCGGCGCCGCCCTCAAACCCTTCCGCCCGCAGCGCGACTACCTAAAGCTCATCTCCCTCGGCTCCCAATCCGCGCTGGGTGAAAAGCTCGGCCTCACCGCCTCCGGCCCCTGGGTCTGGCGCGTGAAAGACCGGATCGATCGCGCCTTCATGGCAAAGTTCACCGCCTACCCCTCGATGGCCCCCGAAGACCCGGCCGCCGAACCCATGCTCTGCGCCGGCTGCGGCGCCAAGATCGCCCCCACCGCGCTGAAGGCCGCACTGGCCGAGCTGCCCACCCCCGAGCGCGATGACTTGATGAGCCTGCCCGGCGACGATGCCGCCATCCTCGCGATGGAGGGCGACTGGCAGGTCATTACCACCGATCACCTGCGCGGCTTCACCGAAGACCTCGCCCTGATGTCCCGCATCGCCGCCGTCCACGCGCTGGGGGATATCTGGGCGATGGGCGCCCGGCCGCAGGCGGCGCTCGCCTCCGTCACCCTGCGCCGCATGGCGCCCGAAATGCAGGCCCGCTCCATGCGCGAGGTGCTCTCCGCCGCCAGCGCCATCCTGCGCGATGAAGGCGCCGAGCTGGTCGGTGGGCACAGCTCGATGGGCGCCGAGGTGCAACTCGGCTTCACCGTCACCGGGCTTCGCACCGCCTTCCCCGTGGGGCTGGAAAACGCACAGGTCGGCGACGCGCTCATCCTCACCAAGCCCATCGGCACCGGCACCATCCTCGCCGCCGACATGCGCGGGCAGGCCGAGGCCACCTGGGTCGCCGGAGCCCTCGCCTCCATGGCCCGGCCCCAAGGCGGCCCCGCCCGCCTGCTCGCCACTGCCCACGCCATGACCGATGTCACCGGCTTCGGCCTCGCCGGGCACCTCATGGCCATCTGCGAGGCCAGCCACGTCGCCGCCACGCTCAAGCTCGCCGCACTGCCGCTCCTGCCCGGCGCCGCCGAACTGGCCGCCAAGGGCATCCGCTCCACCCTCTGGGCCGAGAACCGCGCCGCCATCGCCAGCCGCATCGCCCTGCCCGCGCCCGCCCCGCCCGAGACCGACCTGCTGTTCGATCCGCAAACCGCCGGCGGCCTCCTCGCCGCCGTCCCCCCCGGCCGCGCCGCCAGGCTCCTGACAGACCTTCAGGCCATGGGCTTCCCCGCCGCCCGCATCGGCCAGATCACCGCGGGTGACCCCTTCCTGACGGTGCAGTAA
- a CDS encoding type II 3-dehydroquinate dehydratase, with the protein MSARPTILIINGPNLDMLGTRQPEIYGHETLADVEALCRARAAEAGVEIDFRQSDSEAEIIGWIKHARGKAAGLLINPAGFTSTSIAILDSLLIFDGPIIEVHISPLFRRDEFRHLSYVSKAASAKIEGFGISGYGHAITRLAELALAKAA; encoded by the coding sequence ATGTCCGCGCGCCCCACAATCCTCATCATCAACGGCCCCAACCTCGACATGCTCGGCACCCGCCAGCCCGAGATCTACGGCCATGAAACCCTCGCCGACGTGGAGGCCCTCTGCCGCGCCCGCGCCGCCGAAGCCGGCGTCGAGATCGACTTCCGCCAGAGCGACAGCGAGGCCGAGATCATCGGCTGGATCAAGCACGCGCGCGGCAAGGCCGCCGGCCTGCTGATCAACCCCGCGGGCTTCACCTCCACCTCCATCGCCATCCTCGACAGCCTGCTCATCTTCGACGGCCCGATCATCGAAGTGCATATCTCGCCGCTGTTCCGCCGCGACGAGTTCCGCCATCTCAGCTACGTGTCAAAGGCCGCAAGCGCCAAGATCGAGGGTTTCGGCATTTCGGGCTATGGCCACGCCATCACCCGCCTCGCCGAACTGGCCCTCGCAAAAGCCGCCTGA